Below is a window of Phormidium ambiguum IAM M-71 DNA.
AGGTTGAACAGCCGATCGATAAGCTTGCTCATCCAAACCATAACCAGTGTTAGCATTGCTAGGAAGCATTTTTTGAATAGCAGAAATGCGATCGTTAGTCGCTGGATGAGTACTCAAAAAACTTGGAGGCGAAGGTTGATCCAAAAGTTTTTCCAAAAAAGCCACCATTGCCGACGGCGGATAACCAGCCTTAGCCAACATCTGTAAACTTTTTCGATCTGCCTCTAACTCATCACTGCGGCTACCTGGACGCTTCAGCGCAAACTCTACACCCAAATTAACCAACCGATTAGTATCAACACCCGCAGCCGTAGCAATACCTCTAGTAACAGCCGCTTGACGCATTTGTTTTAGCGCATGACGTTCCGTAATATGAGCAATTTCGTGACCCATAACACTAGCCAACTGCGCTTCATTATCCACCGTTGACAGCAACCCAGTAGTCACATAAACAAAACCACCCATCGTCGCA
It encodes the following:
- a CDS encoding M48 family metallopeptidase translates to MFNLFSVMSYRERRRWFYPLVSVMVALGLIVSPMSHPAKALPWDRLLFQGIQILQLSNISDRQEVQLGNQINDQLVGSQLRLYRNARINQYVAQIGQRLAAASERPDLPYTFQVVRDDSVNAFATMGGFVYVTTGLLSTVDNEAQLASVMGHEIAHITERHALKQMRQAAVTRGIATAAGVDTNRLVNLGVEFALKRPGSRSDELEADRKSLQMLAKAGYPPSAMVAFLEKLLDQPSPPSFLSTHPATNDRISAIQKMLPSNANTGYGLDEQAYRSAVQPLR